From the Drosophila sechellia strain sech25 chromosome X, ASM438219v1, whole genome shotgun sequence genome, the window GGAAGagaaaaaattcatttaaGGCGTTGAATCGCATGTGGCCAAAAGCAATCGCAACTCACGCGAGTACTTAAAGTTCGATTTCTTGGCCTCCTCATTCGCTGGCCCCTTGACTTTCGATGTCGATGGTGGTGAAGCTCCACCAGATGGTTTGGTTTTGGACATCTTATTGCCCTGCTTCGGTTGCTGCTGCGCCTGGCGACGTGGCTGATCGCGATTCTTTGGCTCGCGATTcgattgttgctgctgctggcgagGATTAGCCGCATACGCGGCAGGCAATTCAACGGCCTGGCAGTTGGCAATGGACTCATAGGTGCCATAGCAACGTTCAAAGCGGCGGTACATGTCCTGCACCAAAATGCCATCCTCGAGGACGGGCTGCAAGAGAGCTTTGCGGAGCACATCGCGTGTGCCGTGGCCAGCATTGTATTCGCTTTCCATCTGGGCAAAGGTCAGCCAGAGCATGCCGCGCTTCGTGCTGCCCGGATAGCCTGCAGATGAGTAGGTAGTTAACAAATAGTTTATGCATTCAAGTATCAAAGAGCTTTGGCGCTCACCCATTATCTGACGCCAAATCTCGCGTCCATTGTCCGGATTGGCCAGGTGCGTGTACTCAACTTGAGCCCACAACTGCAGCACCTCGTACCTGGTGTCCGCCTCGTCGCCGTAGAGCACGGTTAGCTCCTCCCAAGCGTGATTGAAGGCGCCACGCAGACTGGCGACCTGCTCCTCATCGCTGACATTGGTGTTGCGCACACGGTACGCCAGATAGTCCAGATGCAGCTCCACGATCATTTCCATGTCGGTCATAATGTGCTGCTGTATGACAAGAATCTCTTCATCCACTTCCGCCAGCTCAAAGTCGGTGCGCTCCATGAGGTCGAGGAAACGATGATTCAGTTCTACACTGGGCTGACTGCGCACACCACGTCTGGCCAAGTCGAGTTCCGTGCTGCGCAGAAAACCTCTGCCCAAGCGGCTGTTCCGCTTGGCTCTCATTTCGGCGTTTAAATTATCCTCATCCACATCCTCCGCCACAGTGGCGCTTTCGTACTGAATGAAGTCGATGTAGGATAACCAGAGCGCATCGAAAATGGGAAACTTGGACACCAAGCGCTCGAATATGAAACGGATCACAGCGTTTTTGAGATCATCGTCAAGGGGTAATGTCTTTACATAGTAGATATGAGGCTTCAGTTCCTCAGGCCATTTCCAACAATGTGTAGTCTCGGCGAGATCTTGCTTAAACTTGTCCACAACGGACTTGATCATCTTGCGCTGCTCCACGGTGCACGTCCAGGTGACGCAGCGATTCTGCAGCAGTTCCTCAAAGTCGGCCGCCTCATCTGCGTCCGTAATTGTGGTGATCAGCGAGCGCAGCTTATCGCCAAAGTCTGGGCGCTCCACGTCGTAGTCCGCCAGCAGCTTGGCCCACAGCATATGGTTCTCTACTTGGCCCTGATCCACCAGGTAGTTGACAATGTATTCGCACAGCGGAATGCCTGCAATATGTAACTCGTCAATTGGGTTAACTAAAAGTGGATTCTATATATCGCATACTGTAGTAGTAGCCCAATGCTGTGGCACACTGCTCCTGGAATGCCTTGTGCTCCGCCTCAGTTTGGGTGACGGACATGCGGACCTTGAGATACTTCAACCACACGTGAGCCGGCACAGTGGCCAGACTTTTCAACTTCAGCACCGATGATTCGATCCTGTCCAGATCATTCAGTTTGCTGCATCAACAATCAACAATCAATGTTAGCGTATGCCAATAttggaaaaatggaaaataggAGGGGGAGAAGCGGGCAAACTTACAAGGCGATTCTGACAAGAGAGACCATTTGGGCAAACTTCTTATTGGGAAGCGCATTCAGCTCCCGATACACGCGCTGAATTTCGCCGGTGTCGCTGTCACTGTCACTGTCACTGTCACTGGACTCCTCACTGTTCGACTTCAAGTCGGAGTCCTCCATCATATCCACATCTTCGCCAATCACTTCCACATCTTCGTCAATCACACCCACATCTTCGCCACTGCAAATGGAATCATTGTCCGCTTTGCCACGGTCATCGTCTTCATATTCCTCAGCCTTCTCCACTAACGACTCGTCGTCCGATGAGCTCAGCTCAATGGTTGTCATATCCCCGCCGGCGGGCGACGGTGGCCAGCTTGGGCGCAATCCTTGGCCCAGCTCCTCCGACTtgtgctcctcctgctgcggCGACTCACTGCGAGCCTTCTGCGGCGACTCACTGCGAGCCTTCTGCGGCGACTCACTGCGAGCCTTCTGCGGCGACTCACTGCGAGCCTTCTGCGGCGACTCACTGCGAGCCTTCTGCGGCGACTCACTGCGAGCCTTCTGCGGCGACTCGTTGCGAGCCTTCTGCGGCGACTCGTTGCGAGCCTTCTGCGGCGACTCATTGCGAGCCTTCTGCGGCGACTCGTTGCGAGCCTTCTGCGGCGACTCGTTGCGAGCCTTCTGCGGCGACTCGTTGCGAGCCTTCTGCGGCGACTCGCTGCGAGCCTTCTGCGGCGACTCGCTGCGAGCCTTCTGCGGCGACTCACTGCGAGCCTTCTGCGGCGACTCACTGCGAGCCTTCTGCGGCGACTCACTGCGAGCCTTCTGCGGCGACTCACTGCGAGCCTTCTGCGGCGACTCACTGCTAGCCTTCTGCGGCGAGCCCTTTCCCTCATCGGGTATCACGATCAAATCGTATTCATCGTAGGCATCGACGCCCAAATCTTCGGCCGACATCTCGTCCAGCTCCTTCTCCAGCTGACTTTCCAGCTGGAATATATATTCGGCATCTGCATAAGAGCGGCGTCTATTGGGGCTATAATCGGACACTTACCTGCTTCTCGGCGTCCATTGCTTGATCcgtttttttcggttttcgcGGAAACGCAAGTTttcccccccaaaaaaaagtacaggaaataaaaaaacaaaaaaaaaaaaaaaaccgcaaACGCAGGGCTGGCCAATCAAATATCGCGTTGCTGCACTTACCGCGAAAAATTATTTGGCTTGAGGTTTGATTTTCCTATTGGgcactttttctttttttcctttttttttcaggCACTTTCTGAGAATCCGGATAACGGAAATTGAACGTTTTCTGTCAAGAAACACCGGCGAAATGGGAAGAGTTAGCCAATTTTTTTCGTTACAATAGTGTGACCAGCGCGTGATATCGATAGCTGTGCGCACACGATAGTTCCGGCACCTTAGGCATTTTTCTGCATCCCCGGCGGTGCAGTGAAGACACATTATAAGCAATTTGTAGATTAATTTCAGTAATATGTGGTCAAACATTATATGATTTCCTTGGGCGGGCAGATATGTATAGAAAATTCAAATACTTAGgataacaatatatataattagGCCATAAGCAGTActtacaataaaaaataaacagtaattaggtaaataataaaaaaatatgttactattactattataGGAATGTATTAATTATAGACAGTAATTaggcaaaaattaaatatattatactaTTATTGGAATGGAAGTGTAGACAGCACTTaggcaaataataaatattatataggAATGGATTAGGAGTGAACAATACCTAAggaaataatgaatattttactataattgAAATGGATTAATTATAGACAGTAattagaaaaataataaatatattattctatTATTGGAATGGAAGTGTAGACagcacttaataataataaatatattattctatTATTGGAATCGAAGTGTAAACAGTACTTaggcaaataataaatattttataggaATGGATTAGGTGTAAACAATACCCAAGGaagtaataaatatattataccATTATTGGAATCGAAGTGTAAACAGTACTTaggcaaataataaatattttataggaATGGATTAGGTGTGAACAATACCTaaggaaataataaatatattatactaTTATTGGAATCGAAGTGTAAACAGTACTTaggcaaataataaatattttataggaATGGATTAGGTGTGAACAATACCTaaggaaataataaatatattatactaTTATTGGAATCGAAGTGTAAACAGTACTTaggcaaataataaatattttataggaATGGATTAGGTGTGAACAATACCTaaggaaataataaatatattatactaTTATTGGAATCGAAGTGTAAACAGTACTTaggcaaataataaatattttataggaATGGATTAGGTGTGAACAATACCTaaggaaataataaatatattatactaTTATTGGAATCGAAGTGTAAACAGTACTTAggcaaataatatatattttatgggaATGGATTTGGTGTGAACAATACCTAAGGaagtaataaatatattttactatTATTGAAATGGATGAAGTGTGGACAGTATTCAAGCTTTCTATATTGTATGCATTACAATTTAGGTCAGATGTTTGGTGGAAacgttttaattataaatttacatATCAACATAAAATTGATTATATTGGTTAGCTTGCTGTCaactatttttatataataatgtaaAAATTTAGAAGTAAATATATAGGAAAAAGAAGTAATTATAGAAGAAATATTCTGCCCGCGCAGCCCGTCttcgaaaatatataatacGAATGTAATAAGATGGCCCAGCACTACAGTGAAGACGGACCAAGAACGAGTTGAGGAGTAATATTTCATAAACAGCTCATTTGAAAGACTTATTATTATAGAAcatggatatatatatttatatagattttatagaaatacagaaaaatatatatatccatgTTCTATAATAATAAGTCTTTCAAATGAGCTGTTTATGAAATATTACTCCTCAACTCGTTCTTGGTCCGTCTTCACtgtagtgtatatatatatatatatatatatatatatatatatacattgcTATGTCAGCTATGTTTTATATAATGAAGTAAATAAttataagtaaatatataacaaagaaaataattatagtaaatatattttgcccGCACAACCAATCCTTAAATGCGCGCAATATGGCCACACTACGCTTTTCCCGCCAAAAAAAACTTaggcaaataataaatatattattctatTATTGGAATAGAATTGTAGTCGGTACTTaggcaaataataaatattttataggaACGGATTAGGTGTGAACAATACCTaaggaaataataaatatattatactaTTATTGAAATGAAAGTGTAGACAGTACTTaggcaaataataaatatattatactaTTATTGAAATGGATGAAGTGTGGACAGTATTcaagcaaataataataataactattactactataataataattattctattataggaaatatttaatatttgattgttttcTATATTGTTTGCATTACAATTTAGGTCAGATGTTTGGTGGAAacgttttaattataaatttgcATATCAGCATAAAATTGATTATATTAGTTAGCTTGCTGTCaactatttttatataataatataaaaatttagaagtaaatatattaaaaaaagaaataaatagtACAAATATTCTGCCCGCGCAGCCCGTCttcgaaaatatataatacGAATGTAATAAGATGGCCCAGCACTACAGTGAAGACGGGCCAAGAACGAGTTGAGAGTAATATTTCATAAACAGCTCATTTGAAAgacttattattatgttatagATTATATTATGTATATAGATTTTATAGAAATACAGAaaaattttgcattttatttttctgaaatgttttataaatattgccaTGTCAACtatgttttatataataaagtaaataattataagtaaatatataacaaagaaaataattatagtaaatatattttgcccGCGCAACCATGCCTTAAATGCGCACAATATGGTCACACTACGCTTTTCCCGCCAAAAAAACTTTGCGCATTCGGCGTGCAATTTGCGGCATTagttttgtttgcatttgcgTTTGCCTTCGAAGTTCGAGCGGGTCGAAGTTGGTCCACAAGAGAAATCGGAAGAAGTTTAGTGAACACCAGCGAACAGCATAAGCAACAGAATGGCCCACGAGGGGGAGCAGTTCATCAAGGACATACAGCGCGAGTATGTGGACTTTCTGGACGATGAGGAGGATCAGGGCATCTATGCGGGCCACGTCAAGGACATGATCGCGGAGAAGAGCAAGCGCCTGATCGTGAACGTCAACGATCTAAAGCGCAAGAATCCGCAGCGTGCCTTGGGGCTACTGGGCAACGCGGCGGATGAGCAGCTGGCCTTTGGCAGGGCGCTCAAGGAGTATGCGTCCACCGTTGATCCGGGCTATGCCAAAATGCACGAGGATCTGTTTGTCGGCTTCGAGGGCTGCTTTGGCAATCGGCATGTGACGCCGCGCTCCCTCACCTCCATCTATCTGGGCAACATGGTGTGCGTGGAGGGCATTGTCACCAAGGTGTCGCTGATTCGTCCCAAGGTGGTGCGCAGCGTTCACTACTGCCCCAATACCCGGAAGGTCATGGAGCGCAAGTACACCGATCTCACATCGTTCGAGGCTGTGCCATCTGGCGCTGCCTATCCCACAAAGGACGAAGATGGCAATCTGCTGGAGACCGAATACGGTTTGTCCGTCTATAAGGATCACCAGACGCTGACCATTCAAGAGATGCCGGAGAAGGCGCCGGCTGGACAATTGCCGCGCTCGGTGGATATTGTGTGCGACGACGATCTCGTGGATCGCTGCAAGCCCGGCGATCGTGTACAGATTGTGGGCAGCTATCGCTGTTTGCCGGGCAAACGCGGTGGCTACACCTCGGGCACGTTCCGCACCGTGCTGCTGGCCAACAATATATCGCTGTTGAGCAAGGAGAGCAACCTGGACATATCGCGCGAGGACATTATGCTGTGCAAGAAGCTAGCGAAGAACAACGACATCTTCGAGCTGCTCAGCAAGAGTTTGGCGCCCTCGATTCATGGACACGCCTACGTGAAGCAGGCCATCCTTTGCCTGCTGCTCGGCGGCGTGGAGAAGATCCTGCCGAATGGCACACGCCTGCGTGGCGATATCAATGTCCTGCTCATCGGCGATCCTTCGGTGGCCAAGTCGCAGCTGCTGCGCTACGTCTTGAATACGGCACCAAGGGCCATACCGACGACGGGTCGCGGATCAAGCGGCGTGGGTCTAACGGCGGCGGTCACCACGGATCAGGAGACCGGTGAGCGGCGATTGGAGGCGGGCGCCATGGTCCTGGCCGATCGCGGTGTCGTCTGCATCGATGAGTTCGACAAGATGAGCGACATCGATCGCACAGCCATCCATGAGGTGATGGAACAGGGTCGCGTGACCATTTCCAAGGCGGGCATCCATGCCTCGCTCAATGCTCGCTGCTCCGTCTTGGCGGCCGCTAATCCGGTGTACGGAAGGGTAAGAGTCCATCCGAGTCCGTCTCCATCCATCGCTTCTCTTGCTAATTTCGCCTTCGATTGCAGTATGATCAATATAAGACGCCAATGGAAAATATTGGACTGCAGGATTCGCTGCTTTCGCGTTTCGATTTGCTCTTCGTTATGCTGGACGTGATTGACAGCGATGTGGACCAGATGATTTCGGACCATGTGGTGCGCATGCATCGCTATCGCAATCCCAAGGAGGCCGATGGCGAGCCCTTGTCCATGGGCAGCTCCTATGCGGACTCCTTGTCCTTTGTTTCCAGCAGCGAGGAGGTGGGTTTTCGATTGCATGGAGTTGATTGATTGACATGGTCCTAAAATTTCATATTACAGAAGAAGGACACCGAGGTGTACGAGAAGTACGATGCCCTGCTGCATGGCAAGTCGCGTCAGCGCCACGAGAAGATCCTGTCCGTGGAGTTCATGCGCAAGTACATCCACATTGCCAAGTGCATGAAGCCCAAGTTGGGCGAGCAGGCCTGCGAGGCGATTGCCAATGAGTACTCGCGCCTGCGCTCCCAGGAGGCGGTCGAAACGGATGTGGCGCGCACGCAGCCAATAACGGCCCGTACCCTGGAGACCCTCATCCGTTTGTCCACGGCCCATGCCCGGGCACGCATGTCCAAATCGGTCACCATCGACGATGCCCATGCGGCCATCGAGCTGGTCCAGTTCGCCTACTTCAAGAAGGTGCTGGATAAGGATCGCGCCAACAAGCGTCGCCGCAACAGCGGCTCCGACGCGGAGGATGACAACGGTGAGGCTTCTAGCCAGCTTTCACCATCGCGCCGTTCCAAGCGCACACGCACAGCGACTGTGGGCGCCGATAGCGATGAGGAGGATATTGAGCCCCCACAGCCGGATGCTGGCGATTTGACGCGTCGCGAGACTCGTCGTTCGCTGCCCAATCGCTCGGTCTCCACGTTGTTGGCCAGCCCCTCCAGTGAGGAGCAGTCTGGCGCCACACCGACCACCGAGCCGGCCGTCATCAGCGATGCCCGCCTGGGCGAGTTCAAGAACAATTTGCAGCGCCTGTTCCGCGAGGCGCGCGAACAGAGCTTGGCGCTGGCCAGGATCACCACGGCCATCAACGTTGGCAGCCAGGAGCCGTTCACCGCTGGCGAAATCGAGGCAGCCGTGCATCGCATGACCGAGGACAATCAGATCATGGTCGCCGACGATATAGTCTTTCTCATCTAATCGCGCATTCCAAGGAGCATCAATCTGCATCCACTTTTATCCATCATCATCCATACTAGCGCTTAAGTtgtctttttttgttttgtatttatatgataaaATAAACACTTTGGAACTCGCATTGCAATCCATGGAAAGACTGCAGCTATAATGTATTATAGTTAACTTATATTTGACAATCGGAGACATAAACAATTTAAGCGATATACACACAAAGTTGCACAACGGTTTTAAAAGAAACAAACTGAGGGCGGAACCAACTGGCTTGCAATCAATCACATTCACAGTCAGTAAGCtggggaggaggaggagctgcaaCATGGT encodes:
- the LOC6612421 gene encoding RNA-binding protein 4F isoform X1 codes for the protein MDAEKQLESQLEKELDEMSAEDLGVDAYDEYDLIVIPDEGKGSPQKASSESPQKARSESPQKARSESPQKARSESPQKARSESPQKARSESPQKARSESPQKARNESPQKARNESPQKARNESPQKARNESPQKARNESPQKARNESPQKARSESPQKARSESPQKARSESPQKARSESPQKARSESPQKARSESPQQEEHKSEELGQGLRPSWPPSPAGGDMTTIELSSSDDESLVEKAEEYEDDDRGKADNDSICSGEDVGVIDEDVEVIGEDVDMMEDSDLKSNSEESSDSDSDSDSDTGEIQRVYRELNALPNKKFAQMVSLVRIAFKLNDLDRIESSVLKLKSLATVPAHVWLKYLKVRMSVTQTEAEHKAFQEQCATALGYYYSIPLCEYIVNYLVDQGQVENHMLWAKLLADYDVERPDFGDKLRSLITTITDADEAADFEELLQNRCVTWTCTVEQRKMIKSVVDKFKQDLAETTHCWKWPEELKPHIYYVKTLPLDDDLKNAVIRFIFERLVSKFPIFDALWLSYIDFIQYESATVAEDVDEDNLNAEMRAKRNSRLGRGFLRSTELDLARRGVRSQPSVELNHRFLDLMERTDFELAEVDEEILVIQQHIMTDMEMIVELHLDYLAYRVRNTNVSDEEQVASLRGAFNHAWEELTVLYGDEADTRYEVLQLWAQVEYTHLANPDNGREIWRQIMGYPGSTKRGMLWLTFAQMESEYNAGHGTRDVLRKALLQPVLEDGILVQDMYRRFERCYGTYESIANCQAVELPAAYAANPRQQQQQSNREPKNRDQPRRQAQQQPKQGNKMSKTKPSGGASPPSTSKVKGPANEEAKKSNFKYSPNMEINKIFVRNLYSGCSKKELYDLFSSFGTIIDVRLVYKLNKQFKGIAYVEFEKPGEAQRAVAGRDGYLFQSMNISVAISNPPPRGSSAQAAKPSVATKRRVPTSLIPTTVVRQEGAKKLRLILDEPGGTSSTSAPADVATNPEANGEEQKGDDQNEEEQKGEEKKGDDQNEEEQKGDDQKEEEMPAVVPKSNDDFRKMFLKD
- the LOC6612421 gene encoding RNA-binding protein 4F isoform X2; amino-acid sequence: MDAEKQLESQLEKELDEMSAEDLGVDAYDEYDLIVIPDEGKGSPQKASSESPQKARSESPQKARSESPQKARSESPQKARSESPQKARSESPQKARSESPQKARNESPQKARNESPQKARNESPQKARNESPQKARNESPQKARNESPQKARSESPQKARSESPQKARSESPQKARSESPQKARSESPQKARSESPQQEEHKSEELGQGLRPSWPPSPAGGDMTTIELSSSDDESLVEKAEEYEDDDRGKADNDSICSGEDVGVIDEDVEVIGEDVDMMEDSDLKSNSEESSDSDSDSDSDTGEIQRVYRELNALPNKKFAQMVSLVRIAFKLNDLDRIESSVLKLKSLATVPAHVWLKYLKVRMSVTQTEAEHKAFQEQCATALGYYYSIPLCEYIVNYLVDQGQVENHMLWAKLLADYDVERPDFGDKLRSLITTITDADEAADFEELLQNRCVTWTCTVEQRKMIKSVVDKFKQDLAETTHCWKWPEELKPHIYYVKTLPLDDDLKNAVIRFIFERLVSKFPIFDALWLSYIDFIQYESATVAEDVDEDNLNAEMRAKRNSRLGRGFLRSTELDLARRGVRSQPSVELNHRFLDLMERTDFELAEVDEEILVIQQHIMTDMEMIVELHLDYLAYRVRNTNVSDEEQVASLRGAFNHAWEELTVLYGDEADTRYEVLQLWAQVEYTHLANPDNGREIWRQIMGYPGSTKRGMLWLTFAQMESEYNAGHGTRDVLRKALLQPVLEDGILVQDMYRRFERCYGTYESIANCQAVELPAAYAANPRQQQQQSNREPKNRDQPRRQAQQQPKQGNKMSKTKPSGGASPPSTSKVKGPANEEAKKSNFKYSPNMEINKIFVRNLYSGCSKKELYDLFSSFGTIIDVRLVYKLNKQFKGIAYVEFEKPGEAQRAVAGRDGYLFQSMNISVAISNPPPRGSSAQAAKPSVATKRRVPTSLIPTTVVRQEGAKKLRLILDEPGGTSSTSAPADVATNPEANGEEQKGDDQNEEEQKGEEKKGDDQNEEEQKGDDQKEEEMPGDDQKGEEQKEEEMSAALHKSNDDFRKMFLKD
- the LOC6612420 gene encoding DNA replication licensing factor Mcm3 translates to MAHEGEQFIKDIQREYVDFLDDEEDQGIYAGHVKDMIAEKSKRLIVNVNDLKRKNPQRALGLLGNAADEQLAFGRALKEYASTVDPGYAKMHEDLFVGFEGCFGNRHVTPRSLTSIYLGNMVCVEGIVTKVSLIRPKVVRSVHYCPNTRKVMERKYTDLTSFEAVPSGAAYPTKDEDGNLLETEYGLSVYKDHQTLTIQEMPEKAPAGQLPRSVDIVCDDDLVDRCKPGDRVQIVGSYRCLPGKRGGYTSGTFRTVLLANNISLLSKESNLDISREDIMLCKKLAKNNDIFELLSKSLAPSIHGHAYVKQAILCLLLGGVEKILPNGTRLRGDINVLLIGDPSVAKSQLLRYVLNTAPRAIPTTGRGSSGVGLTAAVTTDQETGERRLEAGAMVLADRGVVCIDEFDKMSDIDRTAIHEVMEQGRVTISKAGIHASLNARCSVLAAANPVYGRYDQYKTPMENIGLQDSLLSRFDLLFVMLDVIDSDVDQMISDHVVRMHRYRNPKEADGEPLSMGSSYADSLSFVSSSEEKKDTEVYEKYDALLHGKSRQRHEKILSVEFMRKYIHIAKCMKPKLGEQACEAIANEYSRLRSQEAVETDVARTQPITARTLETLIRLSTAHARARMSKSVTIDDAHAAIELVQFAYFKKVLDKDRANKRRRNSGSDAEDDNGEASSQLSPSRRSKRTRTATVGADSDEEDIEPPQPDAGDLTRRETRRSLPNRSVSTLLASPSSEEQSGATPTTEPAVISDARLGEFKNNLQRLFREAREQSLALARITTAINVGSQEPFTAGEIEAAVHRMTEDNQIMVADDIVFLI